A genomic stretch from Candidatus Nitrotoga arctica includes:
- the chrA gene encoding chromate efflux transporter, translating to MNQPDARAIDCTNAQPQPVSFRQAFAFWFKLGFISFGGPAGQISLMHQELVVNRRWISERRFLHALNYCMLLPGPEAQQLATYIGWLMHRTWGGIVAGALFVLPSLLILIALSWVYIAFGNLPLVAGLFYGVKPAVTAIVAQATYRIGSRVLKNNVLWGIAAASFVAIFALNVPFPAIVAAAAIIGYLGGRIAPDKFKAGGGHGKADKSFGPALIDDDTPTPEHAHFRWGKLVKMAVVGGLLWAVPMGLLNAIYGWHHTFTQMGWFFTKAALLTFGGAYAVLPYVYQGAVENYGWLTPTQMIDGLALGETTPGPLIMVVAFVGFVGGYVKVLFGPDSLFLAGAVAATLVTWFTFLHSFLFILAGGPLVESTHGDLKFTAPLTAITAAVVGVILNLALFFLYHVLWPQGFAGTFDWISAVIALAAAVALFRFKRNVIEVIAACAAVGLILKTLIL from the coding sequence ATGAATCAACCTGATGCACGCGCCATCGATTGCACCAATGCTCAACCTCAGCCGGTGAGTTTCCGGCAAGCCTTTGCCTTTTGGTTCAAGCTCGGTTTCATTAGCTTCGGTGGCCCGGCTGGACAAATATCCCTCATGCACCAAGAACTGGTCGTGAACCGACGTTGGATTTCCGAGCGGCGTTTCTTGCACGCGCTGAATTACTGCATGCTCTTGCCCGGCCCGGAAGCGCAGCAGCTCGCCACCTACATCGGCTGGCTGATGCATCGCACGTGGGGTGGTATCGTCGCTGGGGCTCTGTTCGTGCTCCCTTCGCTGCTGATCCTGATTGCGCTGTCGTGGGTCTATATTGCCTTTGGTAACTTGCCATTGGTCGCGGGGCTCTTCTATGGCGTCAAGCCCGCTGTAACGGCCATCGTGGCCCAAGCGACATATCGCATCGGCTCGCGAGTGCTCAAGAACAATGTGCTTTGGGGAATTGCCGCTGCGTCCTTCGTTGCGATCTTTGCCCTTAATGTGCCGTTCCCTGCAATCGTGGCAGCGGCGGCCATCATCGGCTACCTTGGAGGCCGCATCGCACCGGACAAGTTCAAGGCAGGTGGCGGCCATGGCAAGGCCGATAAATCCTTTGGTCCAGCGCTGATCGATGATGATACGCCAACGCCTGAGCACGCCCACTTCAGGTGGGGCAAGCTGGTCAAGATGGCCGTCGTTGGTGGTTTACTGTGGGCTGTGCCGATGGGCTTGCTGAATGCCATATACGGCTGGCATCACACATTCACGCAAATGGGCTGGTTCTTTACCAAGGCCGCATTGCTGACCTTTGGCGGAGCCTATGCCGTGTTGCCTTATGTATATCAGGGAGCGGTGGAAAACTATGGCTGGCTCACGCCCACGCAGATGATTGACGGTTTGGCGCTCGGTGAAACGACACCAGGGCCGCTCATCATGGTGGTGGCCTTCGTCGGCTTTGTCGGCGGTTACGTGAAAGTGTTGTTCGGTCCGGACTCCCTGTTCCTCGCCGGAGCAGTGGCGGCCACGCTGGTGACGTGGTTCACTTTCCTGCACTCATTTCTGTTCATCCTGGCGGGTGGCCCTTTGGTCGAATCCACGCACGGCGACCTCAAATTCACGGCGCCATTGACGGCTATCACTGCCGCCGTGGTAGGCGTGATTCTCAATCTGGCGCTGTTTTTCCTCTACCACGTACTGTGGCCGCAAGGATTTGCCGGAACCTTCGACTGGATCTCTGCGGTCATCGCGCTGGCAGCAGCCGTTGCTTTGTTCCGCTTTAAGCGGAATGTCATCGAGGTGATCGCCGCCTGTGCGGCGGTCGGTCTGATCCTGAAAACCTTAATTCTGTGA
- a CDS encoding NADH-quinone oxidoreductase subunit C, whose amino-acid sequence MASNLTLLTTNLTTIFANQIVSLENTLGELTLVVRDVDMLEVLTRLRDDPALRFEQMMDLCGVDYFTYGSDICEGGAYLKSDIAPDAYPSRFAVVYHLLSLTHNIRLRVRVFAEDDDLPILSSVVNIWPCANWYEREAFDLYGIVFTDHPDLRRLLTDYGFVGNPFRKDFPLSGHVEMRYDPEQQRVIYQPVSIEPRELVPRIIREEHYGGLK is encoded by the coding sequence ATGGCCTCTAATTTAACCCTCCTGACTACTAACTTAACCACGATTTTCGCTAATCAAATAGTGAGCTTGGAAAATACGCTGGGCGAGTTGACCCTAGTCGTGAGGGACGTTGACATGCTGGAGGTGCTGACGCGCTTGCGCGACGATCCCGCTTTGCGTTTTGAACAGATGATGGATCTGTGCGGAGTAGATTACTTTACTTATGGAAGTGACATTTGTGAAGGCGGTGCCTATCTCAAATCTGATATTGCTCCTGATGCTTATCCTTCTCGATTTGCCGTGGTCTACCATCTGTTGTCGTTGACCCATAATATCCGCTTACGCGTGCGCGTCTTTGCTGAAGACGATGATCTGCCAATCCTGAGTTCCGTAGTAAACATTTGGCCGTGTGCCAACTGGTATGAGCGCGAGGCATTCGATTTGTATGGAATTGTGTTTACTGATCATCCTGATTTACGTCGCCTGCTCACTGATTACGGTTTTGTTGGCAACCCTTTCCGCAAGGATTTTCCATTATCAGGCCATGTCGAGATGCGCTACGACCCTGAGCAGCAGCGCGTGATTTATCAACCGGTGTCGATTGAACCCCGTGAACTCGTTCCCCGCATCATTCGTGAAGAACATTACGGGGGTTTGAAATGA
- a CDS encoding chromate resistance protein ChrB domain-containing protein — MKWITREHPKIDRIACPWLIAKFIDKEPEFLYVPAGDVLRIAEDTGAIPYDIPGVELTHDGELCSFDAFLKKYKLENDALQQLAVIVRGADTSRLDLTPQSSGLYALSLGLSQNFSDDHEMLKHGMVMYDALYAWCRHCQKETHNWPL, encoded by the coding sequence ATGAAGTGGATTACTCGTGAACACCCGAAGATTGACCGTATCGCTTGCCCATGGTTGATTGCGAAATTTATCGATAAAGAGCCGGAATTTTTGTATGTACCCGCTGGCGATGTTCTGCGCATTGCAGAAGATACCGGCGCGATCCCCTACGACATACCGGGCGTCGAGCTAACACATGACGGCGAGCTCTGCAGCTTCGACGCCTTCCTGAAGAAGTATAAGCTCGAAAATGACGCCTTGCAGCAATTGGCCGTCATCGTGCGCGGCGCGGACACCTCGCGGCTCGATCTCACGCCGCAGTCGTCAGGACTCTATGCCCTGTCGCTCGGTCTGTCGCAAAACTTCAGTGACGACCACGAGATGCTCAAACACGGCATGGTGATGTACGACGCGCTCTACGCTTGGTGCAGGCACTGTCAGAAGGAAACGCACAACTGGCCCCTGTAA
- a CDS encoding DUF3147 family protein gives MLYYALKVIISALLIVAISEIAKRSTGFAALVASLPLTSLLAFIWLHMDASPPERIAELSSQIFWLVLPSLLLFLLLPFLLKHGLSFWVSLGLSMATTAGCYIALLPLLRRMGVNL, from the coding sequence ATGCTTTACTATGCACTCAAGGTCATCATCTCGGCACTTCTTATCGTTGCCATCTCTGAAATCGCCAAGCGGTCTACCGGATTTGCAGCCTTGGTGGCCTCTCTTCCGCTTACATCATTACTTGCGTTTATTTGGCTTCACATGGATGCGTCCCCTCCCGAGCGAATTGCCGAGCTCTCCAGCCAAATTTTCTGGCTTGTCCTTCCTTCTCTTCTTCTGTTTTTGTTGCTTCCGTTCCTGCTTAAGCATGGTTTGAGCTTCTGGGTCAGTCTTGGTTTGTCTATGGCAACAACTGCTGGCTGTTACATCGCTTTGCTGCCATTGCTGCGCCGTATGGGGGTTAATCTATGA
- the tpiA gene encoding triose-phosphate isomerase gives MQRKFIVGNWKMNGALTKNEALLKEVANGVAQMSGVDCAVCVPFPYLAQTQSLLHDTPIKWGAQNVHQANKGAYTGEVGVSMLRDFGCDYVIVGHSERRSLYGESSQLVAEKFAAVQKAELSPILCVGETLEQREAGTTEAVVTEQLAEVIKLRGIQSFRTAVIAYEPVWAIGTGKTASPEQAQEVHAFIRKRIAGFDEEFGQALCILYGGSVNASNAAELFAMPDINGGLIGGASLVAEDFLAICNAGQK, from the coding sequence ATGCAACGCAAATTCATTGTCGGAAATTGGAAGATGAATGGGGCGCTGACCAAGAATGAAGCTTTGTTGAAAGAGGTAGCAAATGGCGTAGCGCAAATGTCGGGGGTAGATTGCGCAGTGTGTGTGCCTTTCCCCTATCTTGCACAAACGCAATCATTGCTGCATGACACTCCCATAAAATGGGGTGCGCAGAATGTCCATCAAGCAAATAAGGGAGCCTACACTGGCGAGGTGGGGGTTTCCATGTTACGTGATTTTGGCTGCGATTATGTGATCGTTGGGCATTCCGAACGGCGCAGCCTGTACGGTGAAAGTAGTCAGCTGGTAGCGGAAAAATTCGCTGCGGTTCAAAAGGCAGAGTTGTCGCCCATCCTTTGTGTTGGCGAAACTTTGGAGCAGCGTGAAGCCGGTACGACAGAGGCAGTGGTAACGGAACAGCTAGCCGAAGTTATCAAGTTGCGAGGCATACAGTCGTTCCGTACTGCGGTCATTGCCTATGAGCCGGTCTGGGCTATCGGTACTGGCAAGACTGCTTCGCCAGAACAGGCACAAGAGGTACATGCTTTTATACGTAAACGTATCGCCGGTTTTGATGAGGAATTTGGTCAAGCTTTGTGTATACTTTATGGCGGTAGTGTTAATGCCTCTAACGCAGCCGAACTGTTCGCCATGCCGGACATTAATGGTGGGCTGATCGGTGGCGCATCGTTGGTTGCTGAAGATTTCTTGGCTATTTGCAACGCTGGGCAAAAATAA
- a CDS encoding NADH-quinone oxidoreductase subunit A, whose protein sequence is MLENYFPILLFIFVGLAMGVAPLLLGWLAAPNRPDNAKLSPYECGFGAFEDARMKFDVRYYLVAILFILFDLEIAFLFPWAVVLKEIGLFGYISMLIFLAILVVGFIYEWKRGALEWE, encoded by the coding sequence ATGTTGGAAAATTATTTTCCGATCTTGTTGTTCATATTCGTTGGACTGGCGATGGGCGTGGCGCCGCTGCTGTTAGGCTGGCTAGCTGCGCCTAATCGCCCGGACAATGCAAAGCTCTCACCTTATGAGTGCGGCTTTGGCGCTTTTGAAGACGCGCGGATGAAATTCGACGTGCGTTATTACCTCGTTGCCATCTTATTTATCTTGTTCGATCTAGAAATCGCATTCCTATTTCCTTGGGCGGTGGTGCTGAAGGAAATCGGCTTGTTTGGGTATATTTCTATGTTAATTTTCTTGGCTATCCTCGTGGTCGGATTTATTTACGAGTGGAAAAGGGGAGCTTTGGAATGGGAATAG
- a CDS encoding NuoB/complex I 20 kDa subunit family protein, with amino-acid sequence MGIEGVLEKGIITTSLDVLINYARTGSLWPMTFGLACCAVEMMQAGASRYDLDRFGITFRPSPRQSDVMVVAGTLCNKMAPALRKVYDQMAEPRWVISMGSCANGGGYYHYSYSVVRGCDRIVPVDVYVPGCPPTAEALLYGIIQLQNKIKRTNTIAR; translated from the coding sequence ATGGGAATAGAAGGCGTTCTGGAAAAAGGCATCATTACCACATCATTGGACGTATTAATTAATTATGCTCGCACGGGTTCGCTGTGGCCAATGACTTTTGGCTTGGCATGCTGCGCGGTAGAAATGATGCAGGCGGGCGCTTCGCGTTATGATCTTGATCGCTTTGGCATAACGTTTCGTCCCAGCCCGCGCCAGTCAGACGTGATGGTAGTAGCTGGCACACTGTGCAACAAGATGGCGCCGGCGCTACGCAAAGTGTATGACCAAATGGCTGAACCGCGCTGGGTAATCTCGATGGGATCCTGCGCTAATGGCGGCGGCTACTACCATTATTCCTATTCGGTCGTCCGAGGTTGTGACCGCATCGTGCCAGTGGATGTGTACGTGCCAGGTTGCCCGCCAACTGCTGAGGCACTGTTGTATGGCATTATTCAATTGCAAAACAAAATTAAACGAACGAATACAATTGCGCGCTAA
- a CDS encoding chromate resistance protein ChrB domain-containing protein, protein MNNWLLFITSLPTENATIRMRAWRALKASGAIVLRDGVYLLPDRTPCHATLEVIAADVRAGDGTALVLRIEEPIDANFVHLFDRSEDFAVLLSDIAQAHDALSADTAQESFKQARKLRKTFTSLAEIDFFPGEAQRQADAALQDLELATVRVLAPDEPHPVQGAITRLQVADYQGRIWATRRRPWVDRLASAWLIRRFIDSQAQLLWLASPADCPGNALGFDFDGATFSHVSNRVTFEVLMVSFDLECPALKRLSALVHYLDVGGVQQPEAAGVESVLAGLREAILDDDQLLASVSGVFDGLFTAFGKGVPTHEST, encoded by the coding sequence ATGAATAACTGGCTCTTATTTATCACCAGCCTTCCTACCGAGAACGCTACGATTCGGATGAGGGCGTGGCGCGCACTTAAAGCCTCCGGCGCTATAGTGTTGCGTGATGGTGTCTATTTGCTGCCGGATCGCACTCCATGCCATGCCACATTGGAAGTCATCGCCGCTGACGTGCGAGCTGGTGACGGAACCGCACTCGTGCTGCGCATTGAAGAACCGATTGATGCAAACTTCGTTCACCTATTCGATCGCAGCGAGGACTTCGCGGTGTTGTTGTCCGATATAGCACAGGCGCATGACGCACTATCTGCCGACACCGCACAAGAGTCGTTCAAACAAGCTCGCAAGCTCCGTAAGACCTTTACTAGCCTCGCCGAGATTGATTTCTTTCCCGGCGAGGCTCAAAGACAGGCAGATGCCGCGCTACAGGATCTTGAGCTGGCTACTGTTAGAGTGCTGGCACCAGACGAACCGCATCCGGTCCAAGGCGCAATTACGCGTCTACAAGTGGCCGATTATCAAGGCCGTATCTGGGCAACACGCCGTCGCCCCTGGGTTGATCGGTTAGCCAGCGCTTGGCTGATTCGACGTTTCATTGATTCACAAGCTCAACTGCTCTGGCTGGCGTCCCCGGCCGATTGCCCTGGTAATGCTCTGGGCTTCGACTTCGATGGTGCGACATTCAGCCACGTTAGCAATCGCGTCACCTTCGAAGTGTTGATGGTGAGCTTTGATTTGGAGTGTCCAGCCCTCAAGCGCCTGAGCGCGTTGGTGCATTATCTTGATGTCGGGGGCGTTCAGCAACCCGAAGCTGCCGGTGTGGAGAGCGTGCTTGCCGGGTTGCGTGAAGCCATCCTCGACGATGATCAATTGTTGGCGAGCGTGAGCGGCGTTTTCGATGGTTTGTTCACCGCCTTCGGCAAAGGAGTACCAACCCATGAATCAACCTGA
- the secG gene encoding preprotein translocase subunit SecG, producing the protein MEIFVWVIHVITAIVLVGLVLMQHGKGADMGAAFGTGSAGSVFGSSGSANFLSRSTAVATGIFFITSMSLTYIYANPSQSHGVMDKHEVSKAAQTPAAPASTPGDATGSKSQEIPK; encoded by the coding sequence GTGGAAATTTTCGTTTGGGTTATACATGTAATAACTGCAATAGTGCTGGTTGGTCTGGTGCTGATGCAGCATGGCAAAGGGGCGGATATGGGAGCTGCCTTTGGCACGGGTTCAGCTGGGAGTGTGTTTGGCTCGAGTGGCTCAGCCAATTTTTTAAGTCGTAGTACGGCAGTGGCTACGGGGATATTTTTTATTACCAGCATGTCGCTAACTTATATTTATGCTAACCCATCGCAATCTCATGGTGTAATGGACAAGCATGAAGTATCAAAGGCGGCACAGACGCCAGCGGCACCCGCTTCAACACCTGGCGATGCAACGGGTTCGAAGTCGCAAGAAATACCAAAATAA